Proteins encoded by one window of Mesorhizobium sp. INR15:
- a CDS encoding DUF488 domain-containing protein has protein sequence MAFDIEVKRIYQAPDMADGQRVLVDRIWPRGVAKTSAALALWLKDIAPSDALRKWFGHEPARWAEFQQRYHVELDRNGEAVGQLRGLLAEGKVTLLYGAHDEAHNNAVALAGYLLRHPRP, from the coding sequence TTGGCCTTCGACATCGAGGTGAAGCGTATTTACCAAGCGCCTGATATGGCCGATGGCCAGCGCGTGCTGGTTGACCGCATCTGGCCGCGCGGCGTTGCCAAGACAAGCGCCGCGCTCGCCCTATGGCTGAAGGACATCGCGCCGAGCGACGCGTTGCGCAAATGGTTCGGGCACGAGCCGGCGCGGTGGGCGGAATTTCAACAGCGCTATCATGTCGAGCTGGACAGGAATGGGGAGGCGGTCGGGCAGCTGCGCGGGTTGCTCGCCGAGGGCAAGGTAACGCTGCTCTACGGCGCCCATGACGAGGCGCACAACAACGCGGTGGCTCTGGCGGGCTACCTGCTTCGCCATCCTCGGCCATGA
- a CDS encoding ArsC family reductase — protein MTITMYGITTCDTIKKARVWLESRNVAYRFHDYRAEGLDAKRLDGWVGKVGWEVLLNKASTTFRELPDGDKQSLDVKKAKALMLANPTMVKRPVLEVGDRILVGFKPDVYQEAVK, from the coding sequence TTGACAATCACGATGTACGGCATCACCACCTGCGACACGATCAAGAAGGCGCGCGTCTGGCTGGAAAGCCGCAACGTCGCCTACCGGTTTCACGATTACCGGGCGGAAGGGCTGGATGCGAAGCGGCTAGATGGCTGGGTCGGCAAGGTTGGCTGGGAGGTGCTGCTCAACAAAGCCAGCACGACATTCCGCGAATTGCCGGACGGCGACAAGCAGAGCCTCGATGTGAAAAAGGCCAAGGCGCTGATGCTGGCCAATCCGACAATGGTCAAACGCCCGGTCTTGGAGGTCGGCGACCGTATTCTGGTTGGGTTCAAGCCAGATGTTTATCAGGAGGCGGTGAAGTAG
- a CDS encoding helix-turn-helix transcriptional regulator, with product MIDLQIVNSSPPPIDGIFRALADPTRRRVVERLNRSPASVSELAEPFGMALPSFIEHLKVLEGCGLVRSQKAGRIRTYQLAPEPLKLAENWLSEQRTLWERRLDQFDAYVLTLKEKET from the coding sequence GTGATTGACCTCCAAATCGTAAATTCGAGCCCTCCACCGATCGACGGCATCTTTCGCGCGCTTGCCGACCCGACGCGCCGGCGCGTGGTGGAACGGTTGAACCGCAGCCCTGCCTCGGTCAGCGAACTCGCCGAGCCTTTCGGCATGGCCCTGCCCTCCTTCATCGAGCATCTCAAGGTGCTTGAAGGCTGCGGGCTGGTGCGCTCGCAAAAGGCCGGCCGCATCAGGACCTATCAACTGGCACCCGAGCCGCTGAAGCTCGCTGAAAACTGGCTGTCCGAACAACGCACCCTGTGGGAGCGCCGCCTCGACCAGTTCGACGCCTATGTCTTGACCCTTAAGGAGAAAGAAACATGA
- a CDS encoding SRPBCC family protein has translation MSYPLKLDPRLDLTLERVINAPRELLWRAWTTPEHVKQWFTPKPWLISDCEIDLRPGGLFRTRMQSPDGKEVNDRHCCYLEIVPNERLVWTDALLPGYRPSGDAFMTAVIALQSEGNATRYTATAIHRDQATRDNHEEMGFFDGWGTVADQLAQYVKTI, from the coding sequence ATGAGCTATCCACTCAAACTGGACCCCAGATTGGATCTCACCTTGGAGCGCGTCATCAACGCGCCGCGCGAACTGCTGTGGCGGGCCTGGACAACGCCAGAACACGTCAAGCAATGGTTCACGCCGAAGCCATGGCTCATCAGCGACTGCGAGATCGATCTGCGGCCAGGCGGGCTGTTCAGGACGCGCATGCAATCGCCTGACGGCAAGGAGGTCAACGACCGCCATTGCTGCTATCTCGAAATCGTACCCAACGAGCGGCTCGTATGGACGGATGCGCTGCTGCCCGGCTACCGGCCATCAGGTGACGCGTTCATGACCGCGGTCATTGCATTGCAGAGCGAAGGCAATGCCACGCGCTACACCGCCACGGCCATCCATCGCGACCAGGCGACCCGCGATAATCATGAAGAGATGGGCTTCTTCGACGGCTGGGGCACGGTGGCCGATCAGCTTGCGCAGTACGTGAAGACGATTTGA
- a CDS encoding nuclear transport factor 2 family protein produces the protein MTIAEIAKDFTERLKQGDHEGAAAKYNSDDIASYEAMEGPMAVSHGKEALRQKSQWWRDNNEFHGGSVDGPYVNGDQFAVYFKLDVTPKATGERATMEEVGLYTVKDGKITEERFYY, from the coding sequence ATGACCATCGCGGAAATTGCCAAGGATTTCACTGAACGCCTCAAGCAGGGCGATCACGAAGGTGCCGCTGCAAAATACAATTCCGATGACATTGCCAGCTACGAAGCCATGGAAGGGCCGATGGCCGTGAGCCATGGCAAGGAAGCTCTCAGGCAGAAGAGCCAATGGTGGCGCGACAACAACGAATTCCATGGCGGCTCGGTCGATGGCCCATACGTCAATGGCGACCAGTTCGCGGTGTACTTCAAGCTGGATGTGACGCCGAAAGCGACTGGTGAGCGAGCCACGATGGAAGAGGTTGGCCTGTATACCGTCAAGGATGGCAAGATCACGGAAGAGCGTTTCTATTACTAG
- a CDS encoding 2'-5' RNA ligase family protein, producing MFYAALFEAPVNAMLTREAEHYCRDLELSGRLTPAEQMHMSLIGLGNGKPQALMSIARHIGLLVQAKPFDVCLDRLSAFGGGALVLRSSDHSPAFQAFWRQLSAVVDDSPLQPFVTNSVEPHVTLLRDRVGVPKLRERAVEPICLTVRSFALIRSHQGKYERPATWQLNGQDDALAAM from the coding sequence GTGTTCTACGCCGCTCTGTTCGAAGCCCCGGTCAATGCAATGCTGACGCGCGAGGCAGAGCATTATTGTCGGGACCTGGAATTGAGTGGGCGGCTGACCCCAGCGGAGCAAATGCACATGTCGCTGATCGGGCTTGGCAATGGCAAACCCCAAGCTCTGATGAGTATCGCTCGTCACATCGGTCTGTTGGTTCAGGCCAAGCCATTCGATGTTTGCCTCGACCGTCTGTCGGCATTCGGCGGTGGGGCGCTGGTGCTTCGCAGCAGCGATCATTCACCGGCGTTTCAGGCCTTCTGGCGCCAGCTCTCCGCCGTCGTCGACGATAGTCCGCTGCAGCCCTTCGTAACGAACTCGGTAGAGCCGCATGTGACGTTGCTCCGCGACAGAGTTGGTGTGCCAAAGCTTCGGGAAAGGGCTGTTGAACCGATCTGCTTGACGGTCCGGAGCTTTGCATTGATCCGTAGCCATCAGGGTAAGTACGAGCGCCCGGCCACCTGGCAATTGAACGGTCAGGACGATGCCTTGGCCGCGATGTAG
- a CDS encoding aldehyde dehydrogenase family protein, whose protein sequence is MSNHLNFFIDGKWVAPVVPATLDVIDPSTEEAYTKISVGSKADVDKAVAAAKAAFPSFSQTSKAERLKLLKRILEVYNERYEDIAQAVSQENGSPITWAREAQAWAGRAHMEATIKALEDYEFSEKRGGTMVVKEAIGVCALITPWNWPLNQIVCKVAPAIAAGCTVVLKPSEIAPISGIVFSEVMEAAGTPKGVYNMVNGNGPDVGQIMAGHPDVDMVSFTGSTRAGIIVAKTAAETVKRVAQELGGKSANIVLPDADFETAVRKGVEGCFGNSGQSCDAPTRMLVPAARHDEALAIAKKAAEAHNVGDPRNEETKLGPVVSELQFNKIQGLIEAGIKEGATLVTGGPGRPEHLNRGYYVRPTVFGHVTPGMTIEKEEIFGPVLSVISYNDDDDAVRIANDTVYGLAAYVQSEDIEHARKVAGQLRAGQVSINYPEWDTFAPFGGYKQSGNGREYADWAIHDFLEVKGIIGYGA, encoded by the coding sequence GTGAGCAATCATCTCAACTTTTTCATCGACGGCAAATGGGTGGCGCCCGTGGTGCCGGCGACGCTTGACGTCATCGATCCGTCCACCGAAGAGGCCTATACGAAAATTTCAGTTGGTTCGAAGGCCGACGTCGATAAGGCTGTTGCCGCCGCGAAGGCCGCCTTTCCATCCTTCTCGCAGACCAGCAAGGCAGAGCGCCTGAAGCTCCTGAAGCGTATCCTCGAAGTCTACAACGAACGCTACGAGGACATCGCCCAGGCCGTAAGTCAGGAAAATGGTTCGCCCATCACCTGGGCCCGCGAGGCGCAGGCCTGGGCCGGCCGAGCCCATATGGAAGCCACCATCAAGGCGCTGGAGGATTATGAATTCTCCGAGAAGCGCGGCGGCACCATGGTGGTCAAGGAGGCGATCGGCGTCTGCGCGCTGATCACGCCTTGGAACTGGCCGCTCAACCAAATCGTCTGCAAGGTCGCGCCGGCGATCGCCGCCGGCTGCACGGTTGTGCTGAAGCCTTCCGAGATCGCGCCGATCAGCGGCATCGTCTTCTCGGAAGTGATGGAAGCCGCCGGCACGCCCAAGGGCGTCTACAACATGGTCAACGGCAATGGCCCTGATGTCGGCCAGATCATGGCCGGTCATCCCGATGTCGACATGGTCTCCTTCACCGGTTCGACCCGAGCTGGCATCATCGTCGCCAAGACGGCGGCCGAGACGGTTAAGCGCGTGGCGCAGGAACTCGGCGGCAAGTCGGCCAACATCGTGCTGCCGGACGCCGATTTCGAAACGGCGGTGCGCAAGGGTGTTGAAGGTTGCTTCGGCAACAGCGGCCAGTCCTGCGATGCGCCGACCCGCATGCTGGTGCCTGCCGCTCGCCACGACGAGGCGCTGGCCATCGCCAAGAAGGCAGCCGAAGCACACAATGTCGGCGATCCGCGCAATGAAGAGACCAAGCTTGGTCCGGTCGTCAGCGAGCTCCAGTTCAACAAGATCCAGGGGTTGATCGAGGCCGGCATCAAGGAAGGCGCAACGCTGGTCACCGGCGGCCCAGGTCGTCCGGAGCACCTTAACCGTGGCTATTATGTCAGGCCGACCGTGTTCGGCCATGTCACGCCCGGCATGACCATCGAGAAGGAAGAAATCTTCGGCCCGGTGCTGTCGGTCATTTCCTACAATGACGACGACGACGCGGTGAGGATCGCCAACGACACCGTCTACGGCCTCGCCGCTTATGTGCAGTCGGAGGATATCGAGCACGCCCGCAAGGTCGCCGGACAGCTGCGCGCCGGCCAGGTCTCGATCAACTACCCGGAATGGGACACGTTCGCGCCCTTCGGCGGCTACAAGCAGTCCGGCAACGGCCGCGAATACGCCGATTGGGCGATCCACGACTTCCTCGAGGTCAAGGGCATCATCGGCTACGGGGCGTAA
- a CDS encoding ABC transporter ATP-binding protein encodes MAPDPLVRLQAVSKVFPGGIVGLDAVDLDIARGEFLTLLGPSGCGKTTSLRVIAGFESPSSGKVLLEGRDITALRPFDRPVNTVFQDYALFPHMDVAENVGFGLSLRKLGGAEQARRVAAALDMVGLADKIGARVSELSGGQRQRVALARAIVCEPRVLLLDEPLSALDAHLREQMQVELKRLQSRLGTTFVMVTHDQTEALSISDRIVVMNKGRIEQIAPPATLYDRPATTFVASFIGTMNLLQSRFVGRDGDRFRFAAGALPLEAVSDTGEVLNEGALRTIGVRPEDLLAANEASTGTAPVRVNSVVFHGRTLRLHAELGQGIPVVIDAPRQAQGFQFSAGDVAHISLRRGANCPMLSA; translated from the coding sequence ATGGCGCCTGATCCTCTCGTCCGGCTGCAGGCGGTCTCAAAGGTCTTTCCCGGCGGCATTGTGGGGCTTGATGCCGTTGATCTCGACATCGCCCGCGGCGAGTTCCTGACCTTGCTTGGCCCATCCGGCTGCGGCAAGACCACCAGCCTGCGCGTCATCGCCGGCTTTGAAAGCCCATCGAGCGGCAAGGTGCTGCTTGAAGGCCGTGACATCACCGCGCTTCGGCCCTTCGACCGGCCGGTCAACACCGTATTTCAGGACTACGCCCTGTTTCCGCATATGGATGTCGCCGAAAATGTCGGCTTCGGCCTATCGTTGCGCAAGCTTGGTGGCGCGGAACAGGCCAGGCGCGTTGCTGCGGCGCTCGACATGGTCGGCCTTGCCGACAAGATTGGCGCCCGGGTGTCCGAATTGTCGGGCGGCCAGCGTCAGCGCGTCGCACTCGCCCGCGCCATCGTCTGCGAGCCGCGCGTGCTGTTGCTTGACGAGCCGCTGTCGGCGCTGGATGCCCATTTGCGTGAGCAGATGCAGGTTGAGCTGAAGCGGCTGCAATCGCGGCTCGGCACCACCTTCGTCATGGTCACGCATGACCAGACCGAGGCGCTGTCGATTTCCGACCGCATCGTCGTCATGAACAAGGGCCGCATCGAGCAGATCGCGCCACCGGCCACGCTCTATGACCGGCCCGCCACCACATTCGTCGCCAGCTTCATCGGCACCATGAACCTGCTGCAATCGCGCTTTGTCGGGCGCGACGGCGATCGGTTTCGTTTCGCTGCTGGCGCCTTGCCGCTGGAGGCCGTCTCGGACACTGGCGAAGTCCTAAACGAGGGCGCGCTGCGCACCATCGGCGTGCGGCCCGAGGATTTACTGGCGGCGAACGAAGCCTCAACCGGTACGGCACCGGTACGGGTCAACAGCGTCGTCTTTCATGGCCGCACCTTGCGCTTGCATGCCGAACTGGGGCAGGGAATACCTGTGGTGATCGACGCGCCGCGCCAGGCGCAGGGTTTTCAATTCAGCGCCGGCGACGTGGCGCATATCAGCCTGCGCCGTGGCGCTAACTGCCCTATGCTGTCCGCATAA
- a CDS encoding helix-turn-helix domain-containing protein, whose amino-acid sequence MDILDETASKPKDDADVRVGRRVRALRLERNLSLADLAAKAGVSIGALSQIERGMSSLRVKVIWPLAAALDIEPSQLITDGDDAVSDLYCVRANSRRSIPVKSEGIAKALLSPPGATLTGLLVTVEAGGGTAEAYAHVGHEFGYVLAGEVELVVDSTKYTLKTGDSFAFKSTLLHAFRNPGAERCQILWVNTTKPSEVRDGA is encoded by the coding sequence ATGGACATACTGGACGAAACGGCTTCGAAGCCGAAGGACGATGCCGATGTGCGGGTTGGCCGGCGCGTGCGGGCGCTGCGGCTTGAGCGCAACCTGTCGCTGGCCGATCTTGCCGCCAAGGCCGGCGTATCTATCGGCGCGTTGAGCCAGATCGAACGCGGCATGTCCTCGCTGCGTGTCAAGGTGATCTGGCCGCTCGCCGCCGCCCTCGACATCGAGCCTTCGCAGTTGATCACCGATGGCGATGACGCCGTCAGCGATCTCTATTGCGTGCGTGCCAACAGCCGGCGATCGATCCCGGTGAAATCCGAGGGCATCGCCAAGGCGCTGCTGTCGCCGCCGGGCGCCACGCTGACCGGCCTGCTGGTGACGGTCGAAGCTGGCGGCGGCACCGCCGAGGCCTATGCCCATGTCGGCCATGAGTTCGGTTATGTGCTGGCGGGCGAGGTCGAACTGGTGGTGGATTCGACCAAATACACACTGAAGACCGGCGACAGCTTCGCCTTCAAGAGCACGCTCTTGCACGCGTTCCGCAATCCGGGCGCGGAACGCTGCCAGATCCTCTGGGTCAACACGACCAAACCGTCCGAGGTTCGCGATGGCGCCTGA
- a CDS encoding ABC transporter substrate-binding protein — protein MAFDLKSISAKTVCAGLTAFALALSSTVAFAGDKLQYFTWSGYELPDFNKSFLAAHPDGVEASIFGDDDDAFTKVKAGFRPDIAHPCYDKVARWNKEGLLQPIDTKRIKNWDSIFPVFKNLPDLQAGDGKVWMVPWDWGNTSILYRTDLVKNPEASWNLLWDKQYAGRMATIDAVHDTPFVAALLAGVSPFDMTPAEMDKVAAKLREQRPLLSNYTTDMTSVEQALASGQLVAAMTWNASATSLKKQGVPVEFMKPKEGMLTWACGFVMLKDAKNVDLAYDFINSRLETDSGKYLIESYGYGSSTSSAFAAVPKEDLDKLQLPSDPEVMLKTTVFTGPMKQNDDLAKMFEKVKAGG, from the coding sequence ATGGCATTCGACTTGAAATCGATCTCCGCGAAGACAGTCTGCGCTGGACTGACGGCGTTTGCCCTGGCCCTGTCGTCCACCGTCGCCTTTGCCGGCGACAAGCTGCAGTATTTCACCTGGTCTGGCTATGAACTGCCTGACTTCAACAAGAGCTTCCTGGCCGCCCATCCAGATGGCGTCGAGGCCTCGATCTTTGGCGACGACGACGATGCCTTCACCAAGGTCAAGGCCGGCTTCCGTCCTGACATCGCGCATCCCTGCTACGACAAGGTGGCGCGCTGGAACAAGGAAGGCCTGCTGCAGCCGATCGACACCAAGCGCATCAAGAACTGGGATTCGATCTTCCCGGTGTTCAAGAACCTGCCCGACCTGCAGGCCGGCGACGGCAAGGTCTGGATGGTGCCGTGGGACTGGGGCAACACCTCGATCCTCTATCGCACCGATCTGGTGAAGAACCCGGAAGCAAGCTGGAACCTGCTCTGGGACAAGCAATATGCCGGGCGCATGGCGACGATCGATGCGGTGCATGACACGCCTTTCGTTGCCGCCCTCCTTGCCGGCGTCAGCCCATTCGACATGACACCCGCCGAGATGGACAAGGTGGCGGCCAAGCTGCGTGAACAGCGTCCGCTGCTCTCCAACTACACCACCGACATGACCTCGGTGGAACAGGCTCTGGCCAGCGGCCAACTCGTCGCCGCCATGACCTGGAATGCTTCGGCCACGTCGCTGAAGAAGCAAGGCGTGCCGGTTGAGTTCATGAAGCCGAAGGAGGGCATGCTGACCTGGGCCTGCGGCTTCGTCATGCTCAAGGATGCCAAGAACGTCGATCTTGCCTATGACTTCATCAACAGCCGGCTGGAAACGGATTCGGGTAAATACCTGATCGAGTCCTATGGCTACGGCAGTTCGACAAGTTCGGCCTTCGCCGCTGTCCCGAAGGAGGACCTGGACAAGTTGCAACTGCCGTCCGATCCGGAAGTGATGCTGAAGACCACGGTGTTCACTGGACCGATGAAACAGAATGACGATCTCGCCAAGATGTTCGAGAAGGTCAAGGCGGGCGGGTGA
- a CDS encoding ABC transporter permease: MSAVRTQAGRRWLGVYVLGYLVFLYLPVLLIPLFSFNNSIQAAFPLQGFTLQWYGTLLGNSALSGALLNSLVIGVIAASGATLCGITVSYMDLYGRSPLAATISAIARLPILIPGVIVGIALLILVNLVGFGPSRIAIILGHILVALPTTVVIMRSRFASIPKTIREAALDLGASDWTTFRRVMLPLSLPAIGSAFMLAFLISFDEFIVVFFLAGTEPTLPLYIWSQLRFPKSLPTVMALGTSILAVSFVIAGLAEILRHRGLTATSPRPADPSQPKQQTERGELQWHST; encoded by the coding sequence ATGAGTGCCGTGCGCACGCAGGCAGGCCGCCGCTGGCTTGGCGTCTACGTGCTTGGCTATCTGGTCTTCCTCTATCTGCCGGTGCTTTTGATCCCGCTGTTTTCCTTCAACAATTCCATCCAGGCGGCGTTCCCGCTGCAAGGTTTCACCTTGCAATGGTATGGCACGCTGCTCGGCAATTCGGCGCTGTCTGGCGCGCTGCTCAACAGCCTCGTCATCGGCGTCATTGCCGCCTCCGGCGCGACGCTGTGCGGCATCACCGTGTCCTACATGGATCTCTATGGTCGCTCACCCTTGGCAGCCACGATCAGCGCCATCGCCCGGCTGCCGATCCTGATCCCCGGCGTCATCGTCGGCATCGCATTGCTGATCCTTGTCAATCTCGTGGGCTTCGGCCCGTCGCGCATCGCCATCATCCTCGGCCACATCCTGGTGGCGCTGCCGACGACGGTGGTCATCATGCGCAGCCGTTTTGCATCTATCCCCAAGACCATCCGCGAGGCGGCACTCGATCTCGGCGCCTCCGACTGGACAACCTTCCGGCGGGTCATGCTGCCGCTCAGCCTGCCCGCCATCGGCTCGGCCTTCATGCTGGCATTCCTGATCTCCTTCGACGAGTTCATCGTCGTCTTCTTCCTCGCTGGCACCGAACCCACGCTGCCGCTCTACATCTGGAGCCAGCTGCGTTTTCCCAAGTCACTGCCGACCGTCATGGCGCTGGGCACATCGATCCTGGCCGTGTCCTTCGTCATTGCCGGTCTGGCCGAAATCCTGCGCCATCGCGGGCTCACCGCCACGTCGCCGCGACCAGCCGATCCATCACAACCAAAACAACAAACCGAGAGAGGAGAACTGCAATGGCATTCGACTTGA
- a CDS encoding ABC transporter permease, producing MPTIVVAHAEQSRSPSGFRLAMLLPGALVTFLLILFALGLVLFLAFRENDGSLLGAGFSLANFATVVSDPLYWTVTLRSLVIAALVTLATVVTAYPVAYYLAFHAGRRRGLLLFLVTLPFWTSYLLRVFAWKIVLAYNGVLNSALIESGIWSEPTLAFLNTPAAVVVTLAHAYAPFAILPIYVALETIPKSLLEAASDLGARPFTSFRRVVLPNSMPGVLAAALVVFVPTVGDYVTPALVGGPASTMIGTLIQAQFGKANDWPFGAALSVAVMLVILAVVLVVRFADRRFGSRA from the coding sequence ATGCCGACCATCGTTGTAGCGCATGCGGAACAATCCCGATCGCCATCGGGCTTCCGGCTTGCCATGCTGCTGCCGGGCGCGCTGGTCACCTTCCTGCTGATCCTGTTCGCTCTCGGCCTAGTGCTTTTTCTTGCCTTCCGCGAAAATGACGGATCGCTGCTCGGCGCCGGTTTCAGCCTGGCGAACTTCGCCACCGTGGTCTCCGATCCTCTGTACTGGACGGTGACGCTGCGCTCGCTGGTCATTGCCGCTCTCGTCACCCTGGCAACGGTCGTCACCGCCTATCCCGTCGCCTATTACCTCGCCTTCCACGCCGGCCGGCGGCGCGGGCTGCTGCTCTTCCTCGTGACGCTGCCGTTCTGGACCAGCTACCTCCTGCGCGTCTTCGCCTGGAAGATCGTGCTCGCTTACAACGGCGTGCTGAACTCGGCGCTGATCGAGAGCGGCATCTGGTCCGAGCCGACGCTGGCCTTCCTCAACACGCCGGCCGCTGTTGTCGTGACACTCGCCCACGCCTATGCGCCTTTCGCCATCCTGCCCATCTACGTGGCGCTGGAGACGATCCCGAAATCGCTGCTGGAGGCTGCGTCCGATCTTGGCGCAAGACCCTTCACCAGCTTCCGCCGCGTCGTGCTGCCGAACTCGATGCCAGGCGTCCTGGCGGCAGCCCTTGTCGTCTTCGTGCCGACGGTCGGCGACTATGTCACGCCGGCACTGGTTGGTGGGCCGGCCAGCACCATGATCGGCACGCTGATCCAGGCGCAGTTCGGCAAGGCCAATGATTGGCCGTTCGGCGCCGCTCTCTCGGTCGCCGTCATGCTCGTCATCCTCGCTGTCGTGCTGGTCGTGCGCTTCGCCGACCGTAGATTTGGCAGCCGGGCATGA
- a CDS encoding fumarylacetoacetate hydrolase family protein: MTNPTHLPTDGLFIGRARSPAATHPLMVTVRDGTVFDITSSVAPTVRDTCEMSDPAGHVRLAKGKPVGSLDDIAANSFQAARDPAKPYLLSPVDLQAVKASGVTFVVSLLERVIEEQARGSAEKADAIRADIAGLIGHDLSKLKPGSPEAMEIKAKLIARGAWSQYLEVGIGPDAEIFTKCQPMASVGFGADVGLHPVSTWNNPEPEIAMIAASSGRIVGATIGNDVNLRDVEGRSALLLGKAKDNNASAALGPFIRLFDDTFSIDDVKSAVVRLKVEGEDGFSLEGASSMAEISRSPEELVAAAMGPHHQYPDGLALYLGTMFVPSKDRGEKGKGFTHKVGDVVTISSEKFGALVNRVKLSPDCPHWTYGASHLMRDLAKADLI; encoded by the coding sequence ATGACCAACCCAACGCATCTGCCGACCGACGGCCTGTTCATCGGCCGCGCCCGATCCCCCGCCGCCACGCATCCGCTGATGGTGACAGTGCGCGATGGTACCGTCTTCGACATCACGTCGAGCGTGGCGCCGACAGTGCGTGATACCTGCGAGATGTCCGACCCTGCCGGTCATGTGCGGCTGGCAAAAGGCAAACCGGTTGGATCGCTCGATGACATCGCCGCCAACAGCTTTCAGGCCGCGCGTGACCCGGCAAAGCCTTATCTGCTCTCCCCTGTCGACCTGCAGGCGGTGAAGGCCTCGGGGGTCACCTTCGTCGTCAGCCTGCTCGAACGTGTCATCGAGGAACAGGCGCGCGGCTCGGCGGAGAAGGCCGACGCCATCCGCGCCGACATCGCCGGGCTGATCGGCCATGACCTGTCGAAGCTGAAGCCCGGTTCGCCGGAAGCGATGGAGATCAAGGCCAAGCTGATCGCACGAGGCGCCTGGTCGCAATATCTGGAAGTCGGTATCGGCCCCGATGCCGAGATTTTCACCAAGTGCCAGCCGATGGCCTCCGTCGGCTTTGGCGCCGATGTCGGCCTGCACCCGGTGTCGACCTGGAACAATCCTGAGCCGGAGATCGCCATGATCGCCGCCAGCAGCGGCAGGATCGTCGGCGCCACCATCGGCAATGATGTCAATCTGCGCGACGTCGAAGGGCGCTCGGCGCTGCTCTTGGGCAAGGCCAAGGACAACAATGCCTCGGCGGCGCTTGGCCCTTTCATCCGCCTGTTTGACGACACCTTCTCCATCGACGACGTGAAGAGCGCGGTGGTGCGCTTGAAGGTTGAGGGCGAGGATGGATTTTCGCTGGAAGGCGCCAGTTCGATGGCCGAGATCAGCCGCTCGCCAGAAGAACTGGTTGCCGCCGCGATGGGGCCGCATCATCAATACCCGGACGGGCTAGCCCTCTATCTCGGCACCATGTTCGTACCGTCTAAGGATCGCGGCGAGAAGGGCAAGGGCTTTACCCACAAGGTCGGTGATGTCGTGACGATTTCCTCGGAGAAATTCGGCGCGCTGGTCAACCGGGTGAAGCTGTCGCCCGACTGCCCGCACTGGACCTACGGCGCCAGCCATCTGATGCGCGATCTGGCCAAGGCCGACCTTATCTAG